From one Phycodurus eques isolate BA_2022a chromosome 6, UOR_Pequ_1.1, whole genome shotgun sequence genomic stretch:
- the abcc10 gene encoding neuroblast differentiation-associated protein AHNAK isoform X2, which yields MCMSVCGACVCLRCVCVCAYASCQLKVRRVSYSCVCVMAWHVWRMCNLFICFQVFKWSTCSLLLCIPIRHTHTHTSMAGHFSRRSLSDMLTLERSERGALVISNIDDIEGANQELREGDEVVGATIKFDHLSKEEVMGVLKLMEPYNDKIQVLTRKNMSKSVENLDQFAVSPETMLHDSYSKLYNTKIKRFMRKDLSDGEGLRDFVQTLPRTAKLETKQHSDLPRLGVDFGRLSPNTLVRRFSVDSESSHAAYASGAFTQGPNLNLPPLGMGQVNASPRVHLPQLLNSRSQSVNTSLGRAHAKLDSEFYLNGDDVDATVALGGADRRFQTYNLSDGNAEFDVDGYDASPTMHLAGPSSRLNAPQFNLNGRGGQLGLQGSALNVDGSSGDFDVKAPRIRGNFNMPNAQLQGVSVPTPGVRSKIPAGRYKAPTFSMPRFDLPTVEVPDFDGDLPGMDISGMDVRLSKPNVKGLKTPSPKIKGGFDGPDLDLKGHGLDVDAPNMPKLKMPKFSRPSLKGPEIDADLDGLDMDISAPKLKLNAPSANLGMPDVDIDGKFKKPNLKMPDYGLSGPNLDLRSPNLGLSGPNLRGGVNAPELKLPNSPDFDLPNAKLNMPKIKIPKFGRPSLKGPDIDADFDGPDMDINAPKFKLKGPKDDFGMPELEFDRKFKNPNLKMPDYDLNGPNLNLRSPDLDLIGPNFQGGLNTPGLNLPKLGLKTPTLDLKSPNLDLPDIHAPDLNLKAPKIKGGIHGPDLDLPNVDPKAPKLHMKTPDINIGSPKTKFKFPKMKMPKFKRPSLKSPDLDADVDGLDMDINAPKFKLKTPKADLGMPEVEFDRKFKKPNLKMPDFDLNGPQIDGPTLDLKSPNLDLSGPNLRGGINTTDLNMPKLDLKTPTLDIKTPNLDLPDLHGPDLNLKAPKIKGGIDGPDLDLPNADLKGPKLDMKTQDINLGSPKAKLKMPKLKMPKLAWPSLKSPDIDADLDGPGMDITAPTLKLKGPHADFGMPNIDIDGKLKKPNLNMPDFDLNGPNIDGPNLDVSGPPLHGGINAPDLKMPKLHFKSPKLDLKGPNVDLPELNGPDLNLKAPKIKSGFDVPDLALPNADLKAPKLDLKPPDINIGSPKTKFKFPKLKMPKLKRPSLNGPDLDVDLDAPDLDINAPNVNLQGAKPNLDLDIGGKLKKPNLRMPKVDLKSPKLDLSAPKLDLNAPDLDVKAPDLNLKAPKFKGRLKVKSPDINVGSPKAKMKMPKVKIPKVNLPTLNGPDFDSPDFGIDAPDVDLGRPSGKYRKPHLKVPDVELSGPNVRSPKYHGKVKAPNIDVNVKAPKVKGSWDTPKGDLPNMDLKASKMDWNAPEAKYGKPHLKMPKGYDTDMNGDLSFPEVRDPNLKPTMPYLDMDDINLNGPDVSLSGNNAKLRTPDLDVDDPTLKFRKSLHGGSGVALPGLDLGQYLTHSHFEGGSKYSMDADLGRYVDFTRSDLNIDDFTGKHHVPRGRGSDLDLQLPSSSGGVTADLRGPRLSGATLNADAILHPSHAVKAAHTLNDGRWSYSPKRVPDTSDGYLVTVFPTQEESENRLKQKYGTLGGLNFGSGDVNLEVPYQDEMKGSTFLFSNLV from the exons ATGTGTATGTCAGTCTGTGGTGCTTGTGTTTGTctacgctgtgtgtgtgtgtgtgcatatgccTCCTGTCAACTGAAAGTTAGGAGGGTGTcttactcgtgtgtgtgtgtgatggcgTGGCATGTGTGGCGCATGTGTAACCTGTTTATCTGCTTTCAGGTGTTCAAGTGGTCCACCTGTTCTCTGCTGCTCTGCATTCCCAttcgtcacacacacacacacacatcgatG GCGGGCCACTTCAGCAGGCGCAGTCTCTCGGACATGTTGACGCTCGAGCGATCTGAGCGAGGAGCGTTGGTCATTTCCAACATCGACGACATTGAGGGAGCCAATCAGGAGCTTAGGGAAG GGGACGAAGTTGTAGGGGCGACCATCAAGTTCGACCATCTGTCCAAGGAGGAAGTGATGGGCGTCCTGAAGCTGATGGAGCCGTACAATGACAAAATCCAAGTGCTCACCAGAAAAAACATGAGCAAGAGTGTAGAGAATCTTGACCAGTTTGCCGTCAGCCCTGAAACG ATGCTGCATGATTCTTACAGCAAGCTCTACAACACCAAAATCAAGCGCTTCATGCGTAAGGACTTGTCCGATGGCGAGGGTCTGAGAGACTTTGTGCAAACACTCCCTCGCACTGCCAAACTCGAGACGAAACAACACTCGGACTTGCCTCGTCTGGGGGTGGACTTTGGACGCCTAAGTCCCAACACACTGGTCAGGCGATTCAGCGTCGACTCAGAGTCCAGTCACGCTGCCTATGCGTCGGGAGCGTTTACTCAGGGGCCTAACCTCAACCTCCCGCCTCTGGGGATGGGCCAGGTGAATGCGAGTCCACGGGTTCACTTGCCACAGCTGCTGAATAGTCGCAGTCAGTCGGTGAACACGAGTCTGGGCAGAGCTCACGCCAAACTTGACTCTGAGTTTTATCTCAACGGAGACGACGTGGACGCTACAGTGGCCCTCGGAGGCGCTGACAGGAGATTCCAAACATACAACCTCTCTGATGGTAATGCAGAATTTGACGTGGATGGTTATGACGCCTCACCCACAATGCATCTGGCCGGACCGTCATCTCGATTAAATGCGCCACAGTTCAATCTTAACGGCCGTGGTGGACAATTGGGTCTTCAGGGTTCCGCATTAAACGTGGACGGGTCCTCGGGTGACTTTGATGTCAAAGCACCAAGGATTAGAGGTAATTTCAACATGCCAAATGCTCAACTCCAAGGGGTCAGTGTGCCCACCCCAGGAGTTCGGTCCAAGATCCCTGCTGGAAGGTACAAGGCCCCTACGTTTTCCATGCCAAGGTTTGATTTACCGACTGTTGAGGTTCCAGACTTTGATGGGGATCTACCTGGCATGGACATTTCAGGCATGGATGTCAGACTCTCCAAGCCAAATGTCAAAGGTCTGAAGACACCAAGTCCAAAGATAAAAGGGGGCTTTGATGGTCCTGACTTGGACCTCAAAGGTCACGGGTTAGACGTTGATGCTCCAAACATGCCAAAATTAAAGATGCCTAAATTTAGTCGTCCGAGCCTTAAAGGACCTGAGATAGATGCAGACTTGGATGGTCTGGACATGGACATCAGTGCACCCAAACTCAAACTCAATGCTCCCAGTGCTAATTTGGGGATGCCAGATGTTGATATTGATGGAAAATTCAAAAAGCCAAACTTGAAGATGCCTGATTATGGGCTCAGTGGTCCTAACCTAGACCTCAGGTCTCCTAACCTGGGGCTCAGTGGTCCTAATCTCCGAGGGGGAGTCAATGCACCAGAACTTAAATTACCAAACTCACCAGACTTTGACCTACCAAATGCCAAACTAAACATGCCGAAAATAAAGATTCCAAAATTTGGTCGTCCAAGCCTTAAAGGTCCTGACATCGATGCAGACTTTGATGGTCCGGACATGGACATCAACGCACCCAAATTTAAACTCAAAGGTCCCAAAGATGATTTTGGAATGCCAGAGCTTGAGTTTGatagaaaatttaaaaatcctaatttgaagaTGCCTGATTATGATCTCAATGGTCCGAACTTGAACCTCAGGTCTCCTGACCTGGACCTCATTGGTCCTAATTTCCAAGGTGGTTTAAATACACCAGGTCTTAACTTGCCCAAACTCGGTCTTAAGACCCCGACGCTGGACCTCAAAAGCCCAAATTTGGACCTGCCAGATATTCATGCCCCAGACCTGAATCTGAAAGCTCCAAAGATAAAGGGTGGAATCCATGGTCCTGACTTGGATTTACCCAACGTGGACCCTAAAGCTCCCAAGTTACATATGAAAACTCCAGACATTAACATTGGATcacccaaaacaaaatttaagtttCCTAAGATGAAGATGCCAAAATTCAAGCGTCCAAGCCTTAAAAGTCCTGACCTCGATGCAGACGTTGATGGTCTGGACATGGACATCAATGCACCCAAATTCAAACTCAAAACTCCCAAAGCTGATTTAGGAATGCCAGAGGTTGAGTTTGATCGAAAATTCAAAAAGCCAAACTTGAAAATGCCTGATTTTGATCTCAACGGTCCACAAATAGATGGTCCCACACTAGACCTCAAGTCTCCTAACCTGGACCTCAGTGGTCCTAATCTCCGTGGTGGAATAAATACAACAGATCTGAATATGCCTAAACTTGATCTCAAGACCCCCACACTGGACATCAAAACCCCAAACTTGGACTTGCCTGATCTTCATGGTCCAGACCTGAACCTGAAAGCTCCAAAGATAAAAGGTGGCATTGATGGCCCCGACTTGGACTTACCCAATGCGGATCTTAAGGGTCCCAAGTTAGATATGAAAACTCAAGACATCAACTTGGGTTCACCAAAGGCAAAACTGAAGATGCCCAAATTAAAGATGCCTAAACTCGCTTGGCCAAGCCTTAAGAGTCCTGATATCGATGCAGACTTGGATGGTCCAGGCATGGACATCACTGCACCCACATTAAAACTCAAAGGTCCCCACGCTGATTTTGGAATGccaaatattgatattgatgGAAAGTTAAAAAAGCCAAACTTGAATATGCCTGATTTTGATCTCAATGGTCCAAACATAGATGGTCCCAACCTGGACGTCAGTGGTCCTCCTCTCCATGGTGGAATAAACGCACCAGATCTGAAAATGCCAAAACTTCATTTCAAAAGCCCCAAACTGGACCTCAAAGGGCCAAATGTGGACTTGCCAGAGCTTAATGGTCCAGACCTAAACCTGAAAGCTCCAAAGATCAAATCTGGCTTTGATGTTCCCGACTTGGCTTTACCCAACGCGGACCTTAAAGCTCCTAAGTTAGATCTGAAACCTCCAGACATCAACATTGGATCACCAAAAACTAAATTTAAGTTTCCCAAGCTAAAGATGCCCAAATTGAAGCGTCCGAGCCTTAACGGTCCAGACCTGGATGTTGATCTAGATGCTCCAGATCTGGACATCAATGCCCCCAATGTCAACCTCCAAGGTGCCAAACCAAACTTGGATCTTGACATTGGTGGTAAACTCAAGAAGCCAAACTTGAGAATGCCAAAGGTGGACCTGAAGAGCCCCAAACTGGACCTCAGTGCGCCAAAGTTGGACCTCAATGCTCCAGACTTGGATGTCAAGGCTCCAGACTTGAACCTGAAAGCACCAAAATTCAAAGGCAGACTCAAGGTCAAAAGTCCGGACATCAACGTTGGCTCACCCaaagcaaaaatgaaaatgcccAAAGTAAAAATTCCTAAAGTCAATCTGCCAACCCTGAATGGACCAGACTTTGACAGTCCAGACTTTGGGATTGATGCGCCAGACGTGGATTTAGGAAGACCATCAGGCAAATACAGGAAGCCGCACTTGAAGGTGCCTGATGTGGAGCTGTCGGGTCCAAACGTGAGGTCACCAAAGTATCATGGGAAGGTCAAAGCACCCAACATCGACGTGAATGTCAAAGCACCAAAAGTCAAAGGATCTTGGGACACCCCGAAAGGGGACCTGCCAAACATGGATCTCAAAGCCTCAAAGATGGATTGGAACGCCCCAGAAGCAAAATACGGAAAGCCTCACTTGAAGATGCCGAAAGGGTATGACACGGACATGAATGGGGACCTCAGTTTCCCCGAAGTGAGAGATCCAAATTTGAAACCAACAATGCCATATTTAGACATGGACGACATCAACCTCAACGGACCAGATGTGAGTCTGTCAGGAAACAATGCCAAGCTCAGAACTCCAGATCTGGACGTGGACGACCCAACGCTCAAATTCAGGAAGTCCTTGCACGGTGGCTCGGGCGTGGCACTTCCCGGGCTTGACTTGGGCCAGTACTTGACGCATTCACACTTTGAGGGGGGGTCCAAATACTCGATGGATGCTGACTTGGGTCGCTATGTGGATTTCACGCGTTCGGACCTCAACATTGACGACTTCACCGGGAAGCACCATGTCCCCAGAGGGAGAGGGTCTGACCTGGATCTCCAGCTGCCATCGTCCTCTGGGGGGGTGACGGCTGACCTGAGGGGCCCCCGACTCAGTGGCGCCACACTGAACGCCGACGCCATCTTGCATCCGAGTCACGCCGTGAAGGCCGCCCACACTTTAAACGATGGCCGCTGGTCGTATTCTCCGAAAAGAGTTCCCGATACCTCAGACGGGTACCTGGTGACTGTTTTCCCCACGCAGGAAGAAAGTGAGAACAGGCTAAAGCAAAAGTATGGCACACTCGGCGGGCTTAACTTTGGCTCCGGAGACGTCAACCTGGAAGTTCCCTATCAAGATGAGATGAAAGGCTCCACATTCCTGTTTTCCAACCTTGTTTAG
- the abcc10 gene encoding neuroblast differentiation-associated protein AHNAK isoform X1, protein MCMSVCGACVCLRCVCVCAYASCQLKVRRVSYSCVCVMAWHVWRMCNLFICFQVFKWSTCSLLLCIPIRHTHTHTSMVRQAGHFSRRSLSDMLTLERSERGALVISNIDDIEGANQELREGDEVVGATIKFDHLSKEEVMGVLKLMEPYNDKIQVLTRKNMSKSVENLDQFAVSPETMLHDSYSKLYNTKIKRFMRKDLSDGEGLRDFVQTLPRTAKLETKQHSDLPRLGVDFGRLSPNTLVRRFSVDSESSHAAYASGAFTQGPNLNLPPLGMGQVNASPRVHLPQLLNSRSQSVNTSLGRAHAKLDSEFYLNGDDVDATVALGGADRRFQTYNLSDGNAEFDVDGYDASPTMHLAGPSSRLNAPQFNLNGRGGQLGLQGSALNVDGSSGDFDVKAPRIRGNFNMPNAQLQGVSVPTPGVRSKIPAGRYKAPTFSMPRFDLPTVEVPDFDGDLPGMDISGMDVRLSKPNVKGLKTPSPKIKGGFDGPDLDLKGHGLDVDAPNMPKLKMPKFSRPSLKGPEIDADLDGLDMDISAPKLKLNAPSANLGMPDVDIDGKFKKPNLKMPDYGLSGPNLDLRSPNLGLSGPNLRGGVNAPELKLPNSPDFDLPNAKLNMPKIKIPKFGRPSLKGPDIDADFDGPDMDINAPKFKLKGPKDDFGMPELEFDRKFKNPNLKMPDYDLNGPNLNLRSPDLDLIGPNFQGGLNTPGLNLPKLGLKTPTLDLKSPNLDLPDIHAPDLNLKAPKIKGGIHGPDLDLPNVDPKAPKLHMKTPDINIGSPKTKFKFPKMKMPKFKRPSLKSPDLDADVDGLDMDINAPKFKLKTPKADLGMPEVEFDRKFKKPNLKMPDFDLNGPQIDGPTLDLKSPNLDLSGPNLRGGINTTDLNMPKLDLKTPTLDIKTPNLDLPDLHGPDLNLKAPKIKGGIDGPDLDLPNADLKGPKLDMKTQDINLGSPKAKLKMPKLKMPKLAWPSLKSPDIDADLDGPGMDITAPTLKLKGPHADFGMPNIDIDGKLKKPNLNMPDFDLNGPNIDGPNLDVSGPPLHGGINAPDLKMPKLHFKSPKLDLKGPNVDLPELNGPDLNLKAPKIKSGFDVPDLALPNADLKAPKLDLKPPDINIGSPKTKFKFPKLKMPKLKRPSLNGPDLDVDLDAPDLDINAPNVNLQGAKPNLDLDIGGKLKKPNLRMPKVDLKSPKLDLSAPKLDLNAPDLDVKAPDLNLKAPKFKGRLKVKSPDINVGSPKAKMKMPKVKIPKVNLPTLNGPDFDSPDFGIDAPDVDLGRPSGKYRKPHLKVPDVELSGPNVRSPKYHGKVKAPNIDVNVKAPKVKGSWDTPKGDLPNMDLKASKMDWNAPEAKYGKPHLKMPKGYDTDMNGDLSFPEVRDPNLKPTMPYLDMDDINLNGPDVSLSGNNAKLRTPDLDVDDPTLKFRKSLHGGSGVALPGLDLGQYLTHSHFEGGSKYSMDADLGRYVDFTRSDLNIDDFTGKHHVPRGRGSDLDLQLPSSSGGVTADLRGPRLSGATLNADAILHPSHAVKAAHTLNDGRWSYSPKRVPDTSDGYLVTVFPTQEESENRLKQKYGTLGGLNFGSGDVNLEVPYQDEMKGSTFLFSNLV, encoded by the exons ATGTGTATGTCAGTCTGTGGTGCTTGTGTTTGTctacgctgtgtgtgtgtgtgtgcatatgccTCCTGTCAACTGAAAGTTAGGAGGGTGTcttactcgtgtgtgtgtgtgatggcgTGGCATGTGTGGCGCATGTGTAACCTGTTTATCTGCTTTCAGGTGTTCAAGTGGTCCACCTGTTCTCTGCTGCTCTGCATTCCCAttcgtcacacacacacacacacatcgatGGTGCGTCAG GCGGGCCACTTCAGCAGGCGCAGTCTCTCGGACATGTTGACGCTCGAGCGATCTGAGCGAGGAGCGTTGGTCATTTCCAACATCGACGACATTGAGGGAGCCAATCAGGAGCTTAGGGAAG GGGACGAAGTTGTAGGGGCGACCATCAAGTTCGACCATCTGTCCAAGGAGGAAGTGATGGGCGTCCTGAAGCTGATGGAGCCGTACAATGACAAAATCCAAGTGCTCACCAGAAAAAACATGAGCAAGAGTGTAGAGAATCTTGACCAGTTTGCCGTCAGCCCTGAAACG ATGCTGCATGATTCTTACAGCAAGCTCTACAACACCAAAATCAAGCGCTTCATGCGTAAGGACTTGTCCGATGGCGAGGGTCTGAGAGACTTTGTGCAAACACTCCCTCGCACTGCCAAACTCGAGACGAAACAACACTCGGACTTGCCTCGTCTGGGGGTGGACTTTGGACGCCTAAGTCCCAACACACTGGTCAGGCGATTCAGCGTCGACTCAGAGTCCAGTCACGCTGCCTATGCGTCGGGAGCGTTTACTCAGGGGCCTAACCTCAACCTCCCGCCTCTGGGGATGGGCCAGGTGAATGCGAGTCCACGGGTTCACTTGCCACAGCTGCTGAATAGTCGCAGTCAGTCGGTGAACACGAGTCTGGGCAGAGCTCACGCCAAACTTGACTCTGAGTTTTATCTCAACGGAGACGACGTGGACGCTACAGTGGCCCTCGGAGGCGCTGACAGGAGATTCCAAACATACAACCTCTCTGATGGTAATGCAGAATTTGACGTGGATGGTTATGACGCCTCACCCACAATGCATCTGGCCGGACCGTCATCTCGATTAAATGCGCCACAGTTCAATCTTAACGGCCGTGGTGGACAATTGGGTCTTCAGGGTTCCGCATTAAACGTGGACGGGTCCTCGGGTGACTTTGATGTCAAAGCACCAAGGATTAGAGGTAATTTCAACATGCCAAATGCTCAACTCCAAGGGGTCAGTGTGCCCACCCCAGGAGTTCGGTCCAAGATCCCTGCTGGAAGGTACAAGGCCCCTACGTTTTCCATGCCAAGGTTTGATTTACCGACTGTTGAGGTTCCAGACTTTGATGGGGATCTACCTGGCATGGACATTTCAGGCATGGATGTCAGACTCTCCAAGCCAAATGTCAAAGGTCTGAAGACACCAAGTCCAAAGATAAAAGGGGGCTTTGATGGTCCTGACTTGGACCTCAAAGGTCACGGGTTAGACGTTGATGCTCCAAACATGCCAAAATTAAAGATGCCTAAATTTAGTCGTCCGAGCCTTAAAGGACCTGAGATAGATGCAGACTTGGATGGTCTGGACATGGACATCAGTGCACCCAAACTCAAACTCAATGCTCCCAGTGCTAATTTGGGGATGCCAGATGTTGATATTGATGGAAAATTCAAAAAGCCAAACTTGAAGATGCCTGATTATGGGCTCAGTGGTCCTAACCTAGACCTCAGGTCTCCTAACCTGGGGCTCAGTGGTCCTAATCTCCGAGGGGGAGTCAATGCACCAGAACTTAAATTACCAAACTCACCAGACTTTGACCTACCAAATGCCAAACTAAACATGCCGAAAATAAAGATTCCAAAATTTGGTCGTCCAAGCCTTAAAGGTCCTGACATCGATGCAGACTTTGATGGTCCGGACATGGACATCAACGCACCCAAATTTAAACTCAAAGGTCCCAAAGATGATTTTGGAATGCCAGAGCTTGAGTTTGatagaaaatttaaaaatcctaatttgaagaTGCCTGATTATGATCTCAATGGTCCGAACTTGAACCTCAGGTCTCCTGACCTGGACCTCATTGGTCCTAATTTCCAAGGTGGTTTAAATACACCAGGTCTTAACTTGCCCAAACTCGGTCTTAAGACCCCGACGCTGGACCTCAAAAGCCCAAATTTGGACCTGCCAGATATTCATGCCCCAGACCTGAATCTGAAAGCTCCAAAGATAAAGGGTGGAATCCATGGTCCTGACTTGGATTTACCCAACGTGGACCCTAAAGCTCCCAAGTTACATATGAAAACTCCAGACATTAACATTGGATcacccaaaacaaaatttaagtttCCTAAGATGAAGATGCCAAAATTCAAGCGTCCAAGCCTTAAAAGTCCTGACCTCGATGCAGACGTTGATGGTCTGGACATGGACATCAATGCACCCAAATTCAAACTCAAAACTCCCAAAGCTGATTTAGGAATGCCAGAGGTTGAGTTTGATCGAAAATTCAAAAAGCCAAACTTGAAAATGCCTGATTTTGATCTCAACGGTCCACAAATAGATGGTCCCACACTAGACCTCAAGTCTCCTAACCTGGACCTCAGTGGTCCTAATCTCCGTGGTGGAATAAATACAACAGATCTGAATATGCCTAAACTTGATCTCAAGACCCCCACACTGGACATCAAAACCCCAAACTTGGACTTGCCTGATCTTCATGGTCCAGACCTGAACCTGAAAGCTCCAAAGATAAAAGGTGGCATTGATGGCCCCGACTTGGACTTACCCAATGCGGATCTTAAGGGTCCCAAGTTAGATATGAAAACTCAAGACATCAACTTGGGTTCACCAAAGGCAAAACTGAAGATGCCCAAATTAAAGATGCCTAAACTCGCTTGGCCAAGCCTTAAGAGTCCTGATATCGATGCAGACTTGGATGGTCCAGGCATGGACATCACTGCACCCACATTAAAACTCAAAGGTCCCCACGCTGATTTTGGAATGccaaatattgatattgatgGAAAGTTAAAAAAGCCAAACTTGAATATGCCTGATTTTGATCTCAATGGTCCAAACATAGATGGTCCCAACCTGGACGTCAGTGGTCCTCCTCTCCATGGTGGAATAAACGCACCAGATCTGAAAATGCCAAAACTTCATTTCAAAAGCCCCAAACTGGACCTCAAAGGGCCAAATGTGGACTTGCCAGAGCTTAATGGTCCAGACCTAAACCTGAAAGCTCCAAAGATCAAATCTGGCTTTGATGTTCCCGACTTGGCTTTACCCAACGCGGACCTTAAAGCTCCTAAGTTAGATCTGAAACCTCCAGACATCAACATTGGATCACCAAAAACTAAATTTAAGTTTCCCAAGCTAAAGATGCCCAAATTGAAGCGTCCGAGCCTTAACGGTCCAGACCTGGATGTTGATCTAGATGCTCCAGATCTGGACATCAATGCCCCCAATGTCAACCTCCAAGGTGCCAAACCAAACTTGGATCTTGACATTGGTGGTAAACTCAAGAAGCCAAACTTGAGAATGCCAAAGGTGGACCTGAAGAGCCCCAAACTGGACCTCAGTGCGCCAAAGTTGGACCTCAATGCTCCAGACTTGGATGTCAAGGCTCCAGACTTGAACCTGAAAGCACCAAAATTCAAAGGCAGACTCAAGGTCAAAAGTCCGGACATCAACGTTGGCTCACCCaaagcaaaaatgaaaatgcccAAAGTAAAAATTCCTAAAGTCAATCTGCCAACCCTGAATGGACCAGACTTTGACAGTCCAGACTTTGGGATTGATGCGCCAGACGTGGATTTAGGAAGACCATCAGGCAAATACAGGAAGCCGCACTTGAAGGTGCCTGATGTGGAGCTGTCGGGTCCAAACGTGAGGTCACCAAAGTATCATGGGAAGGTCAAAGCACCCAACATCGACGTGAATGTCAAAGCACCAAAAGTCAAAGGATCTTGGGACACCCCGAAAGGGGACCTGCCAAACATGGATCTCAAAGCCTCAAAGATGGATTGGAACGCCCCAGAAGCAAAATACGGAAAGCCTCACTTGAAGATGCCGAAAGGGTATGACACGGACATGAATGGGGACCTCAGTTTCCCCGAAGTGAGAGATCCAAATTTGAAACCAACAATGCCATATTTAGACATGGACGACATCAACCTCAACGGACCAGATGTGAGTCTGTCAGGAAACAATGCCAAGCTCAGAACTCCAGATCTGGACGTGGACGACCCAACGCTCAAATTCAGGAAGTCCTTGCACGGTGGCTCGGGCGTGGCACTTCCCGGGCTTGACTTGGGCCAGTACTTGACGCATTCACACTTTGAGGGGGGGTCCAAATACTCGATGGATGCTGACTTGGGTCGCTATGTGGATTTCACGCGTTCGGACCTCAACATTGACGACTTCACCGGGAAGCACCATGTCCCCAGAGGGAGAGGGTCTGACCTGGATCTCCAGCTGCCATCGTCCTCTGGGGGGGTGACGGCTGACCTGAGGGGCCCCCGACTCAGTGGCGCCACACTGAACGCCGACGCCATCTTGCATCCGAGTCACGCCGTGAAGGCCGCCCACACTTTAAACGATGGCCGCTGGTCGTATTCTCCGAAAAGAGTTCCCGATACCTCAGACGGGTACCTGGTGACTGTTTTCCCCACGCAGGAAGAAAGTGAGAACAGGCTAAAGCAAAAGTATGGCACACTCGGCGGGCTTAACTTTGGCTCCGGAGACGTCAACCTGGAAGTTCCCTATCAAGATGAGATGAAAGGCTCCACATTCCTGTTTTCCAACCTTGTTTAG